The following are encoded together in the Triticum dicoccoides isolate Atlit2015 ecotype Zavitan chromosome 6B, WEW_v2.0, whole genome shotgun sequence genome:
- the LOC119324481 gene encoding tRNA ligase 1-like: protein MPPRRDHGKQAQETAAPTPAPSSTAAGGIEEKMEPASPSTDTAGVAAEQGGAGDELSALFKEFSLDSSSTFAEARIRATFYPKFENEESDQESRTRMIEMVSQGLATMEVTLKHSGSLFMYAGNRGGAYAKNSFGNIYTAVGVFVLGRLFREAWGREAPKMQAEFNDCLEKNRISISMELVTAVLGDHGQRPKDDYAVITAVTELGHGKPQFYSTPKLIEFCRKWRLPTNHVWLFSTRKSATSFFAAYDALCEEGTATSVCKVLGEIADISVRGSKDHVIVQGEILEGLVARIVSRESSVQMEVLRNFQQPSLDGGDSDLGLSLREIYAANRSDEKQQIKALLENAGSSLCSDHCDWFGNSGLDAQSRNADRSVVTHFLQAHPMDYATKKLQEMIRLMKKRNLPAAFKCYWNYQKIDSLSNDNLYYKMVIHVHKDSAFRRYQQEMRKNQELWPLYRGFFVDVNLFKAAELSEDSNTLPENTNGASNSRSSTKDGLVEEDSNLMVKLKFLTYKIRTFLIRNGLSTLFKEGTSAYRTYYLRQMEIWGTSPSKQKELAKMLDEWAVYIRRECGDAQPSSSTYLTEAEPFLEQYAKRSPANRPLVGAAGGLVQTEDALPILDARRGKEGDLNKPERGTAPC, encoded by the exons ATGCCTCCTCGCCGAGACCAC GGCAAGCAGGCGCAGGAGACGGCCGCTCCCACCCCCGCCCCCTCGTCCACGGCCGCCGGGGGCATCGAGGAGAAGATGGAACCTGCGTCCCCCAGCACGGACACCGCAGGGGTCGCGGCCGAgcagggcggcgccggcgacgagctctcCGCTCTGTTCAAGGAGTTCTCGCTAGACAGCAGCAGCACCTTCGCCGAGGCGCGGATCCGGGCCACCTTCTACCCCAAGTTCGAGAACGAGGAATCCGACCAGGAG TCAAGAACCCGGATGATTGAGATGGTGTCACAAGGATTAGCTACCATGGAG GTTACGCTCAAGCATTCAGGGTCTTTGTTCATGTATGCTGGTAACCGTGGTGGTGCATATGCCAAGAACAGCTTTGGAAATAT CTACACTGCTGTGGGCGTTTTTGTTTTGGGTCGCTTGTTTCGTGAAGCTTGGGGGAGAGAAGCTCCTAAAATGCAAGCGGAATTCAATGATTGTCTCGAG AAAAACCGAATAAGCATTTCAATGGAACTTGTCACGGCTGTATTAGGAGACCATGGGCAAAGGCCTAAGGATGATTATG CTGTGATTACAGCTGTGACAGAATTGGGTCATGGCAAGCCTCAATTCTATTCTACTCCAAAGTTGATTGAATTTTGTCGGAAATGGCGCCTACCAACAAACCATGTCTGGCTATTCTCCACGAG GAAATCCGCCACTTCATTCTTTGCTGCCTACGATGCTTTGTGTGAAGAGGGGACTGCCACATCCGTTTGCAAAGTCCTTGGTGAAATAGCTGATATATCTGTGCGAG GGTCAAAGGATCATGTAATCGTGCAAGGTGAGATACTTGAAGGTCTGGTTGCCCGTATTGTCAGTCGCGAAAGTTCAGTTCAAATGGAAGTTTTGAGGAACTTTCAACAACCTTCATTAGACGGAG GCGACTCTGATTTAGGACTAAGTTTACGAGAAATATACGCTGCTAATAGGTCGGATGAGAAGCAG CAAATTAAAGCACTTCTTGAAAATGCTGGGTCATCATTGTGTTCAGACCACTGCGATTGGTTTGGAAACAGTGGTCTTGACGCTCAATCTCGAAATGCTGATAGATCAGTTGTCACTCATTTTTTGCAAGCACATCCCATGGACTATGCAACAAAGAAATTACAG GAGATGATCCGTCTCATGAAGAAGAGAAATCTCCCTGCAGCTTTCAAATGTTACTGGAATTACCAAAAAATTGATTCTCTTTCAAATGATAACTTGTATTACAAGATGGTTATCCATGTCCACAAGGATTCTGCTTTTAGACGTTATCAACAAGAGATGAG GAAAAATCAAGAGTTGTGGCCACTGTACAGAG GTTTCTTTGTTGATGTAAACCTGTTCAAGGCTGCTGAACTTTCCGAAGACAGCAACACTTTACCAGAAAATACCAATGGTGCTTCGAATTCAAGATCGTCAACTAAGGATGGTCTGGTTGAGGAGGATTCAAATTTGATGGTTAAACTAAAATTCCTGACCTATAAG ATAAGGACGTTTTTAATTCGAAATGGCCTGTCCACCCTCTTCAAAGAAGGCACATCTGCTTACAGAACTTACTACCTGAG GCAAATGGAGATCTGGGGAACATCACCAAGTAAGCAAAAAGAGCTTGCCAAAATGTTGGACGAATG GGCTGTGTACATCAGACGGGAGTGTGGGGACGCGCAACCGTCATCCTCGACATATCTTACTGAAGCTGAACCTTTCCTCGAACAGTACGCGAAGCGCAGCCCCGCAAACCGGCCTTTGGTAGGGGCTGCCGGTGGCTTGGTTCAAACAGAAGATGCCCTGCCCATACTCGATGCACGGAGAGGCAAAGAAGGTGACCTTAATAAGCCAGAACGTGGGACAGCTCCTTGTTAG